In Candidatus Omnitrophota bacterium, the genomic stretch TTTTCTTGCATTTTTGGAAAAATTTGATATAATAAGGGGCTAAATTAGCGAGGTGAAAATGGATCCGATCCGCTTTGGCATAGCCCAAATGAACTCCACCGTGGGTGACCTTCAGGGCAACAAAGAGAAGATAATAAAATTCATAAGTGACGCAAGATCATTGGGTTGCGACATAGTAATCCTCCCGGAGCTCGCCATAACCGGTTATCCGCCCGAAGACCTCCTCCTTAAGCCCCAGTTTGCGGATGACGCCGTGAAAGCGCTTAACGAAATAGTCCACAAGACCGATAATATAATAGTTATAGTGGGTTGCCTCGACAAAGCCAAGGATGGGCTGTACAATTCAGCCGCTCTTATTCGCGACAAGGAACTTATCCACATATACCATAAGATACTCCTCCCGAATTATGGCGTATTTGACGAAAAACGCTATTTCAAGCCCGGAAACGAGTCTTTTGCCTTCAAGTTCGAAGGCCTCAAGATCGGGCTGAATATCTGCGAGGACATATGGGAATGTTGCGGCCCCGCGAGCTTTGAGGCGGTCGACATGGGCGCGCAGGTCATGATCAATATTTCGGCATCGCCTTACCACGCCGGCAAGATACAGGCGCGCGAGAAGATGCTTGTGGAGAGGGCCCAGCAGACCGCCGCTATCGTGATCTACGATAACATGGTGGGCGGCCAGGATGAGCTCGTCTTCGATGGCGGGAGCATGGTTATAGGATGGAAAGGCAGCGTTTTAACGCGCGGAAAGCAGTTCGAAGAGGATATCGCGCTCTTCGACCTCAATCCCGAAGAATATCTTAAATACAGGAAGGTCCCAAAGAGGAAGCCGGCGGTAAATAATTACAGGGTAAAGGAGTTATCGCTGAAGAGGTGCGAGGTAAAGATAAGGCCGCCTTTCCCGCCGCGCCGCCTCGAAAAATTAGGCAGCATAGAGGAGATATACAAGGCGCTTGTCCTGGGCACCAGGGATTATATGACGAAGAATGGCTTCAAGAAAGCGGTCGTCGGCGTAAGCGGGGGGATAGATTCGGCCTTGACCGCGTGCATAGCCGTCGACGCGCTCGGAAAGGATAACGTCGCCGCGGTCACGATGCCGTCCATGCATACAAAGGAAGAGACGCGCGTGGACGCCATAGCCGTCGCGAAGAATTTAGGCCTAAAGACGGCGGCCATACCCATAAATACCATCTACCAGGCATATATGCGTATGCTTAAGAAGGAATTCAAGGACGCCAAGACAGATATAACCGAAGAGAACCTGCAGGCGAGGATCCGCGGCAACATCCTCATGGCGCTTTCGAATAAATTCAACTGGCTCGTCCTGACGACCGGGAACAAGAGCGAGATGTCGACGGGTTATTGCACCCTCTACGGCGATATGGCCGGGGGATTTGCGGTCATAAAAGATGTATTAAAGACCGTCGTTTACCAGTTGGCAGAATACAGGAACGCGGTAGCCGGCAAGGAGGTCATACCGGTCACGACGATAAAGAGGGCGCCGACCGCCGAATTGAAACCCAACCAGAAAGACCAGGATACGCTTCCTCCTTACCACGTGCTGGACGATATCCTGAAGTTATATGTCGAAGAAGACAGGTCGGCGAGCGAGATCATCGCCCAGCGTTTCGACGCGAAGACGGTCAAGAAGGTCATCTCGAGGGTCGACAAGAACGAATATAAGAGGCGCCAGAGCCCGCCAGGGGTCAAGATAACCCCGAAGGCATTCGGCAAGGACCGCAGGGTCCCAATAACGAACAGATATTAACGAAAGGAGATGCAGATGGCAGCCAGATCGGTCAAAGATAAAGAATATGTATTGAAGATGGCCAAAGAGGCCAACGTCAAGTTCATCAGGTTGTGGTTTGCCGACATCCTCGGTTTCGTAAAATCCTTCGCGATAACCGTCGAGGAGCTCGAAGGAGCTCTCGAAGAGGGGATGGGATTTGACGGTTCCTCTATAGAGGGTTTCGCTCGCATAGACGAGTCGGACATGATGGCGCGGCCGGACCCGAACACATTCTGCCTACTCCCGTGGAGGCCTAAGGACGAATTCGCGGTCGCGAGGATGTTCTGCGATATCGTCCGGCCGGACGGAAGCCCGTTCGAAGGCGACCCCAGGTATATATTGAAGCAAAACCTGAAGCGCGCGGCCAAACTCGGCTTCACTTTTTATGTCGGTCCCGAGCTCGAGTTCTTCTATTTCAAGGACAATAAAGGGACCGAGCCGCTCGATGCCGGAGGGTATTTCGACCTTATACCGCCTGACCCGGCATCTGACCTCAGGAGGGATACGGTGCTTATGTTGGAGGCGATGGGAATAGGCGTCGAATACAGCCACCACGAGGTCGCGCCGAGCCAGCACGAGATAGACCTGAGATATACGGACGCGCTCACGATGGCCGACGCGGCGATGACATACCGCGTCGTAGTAAAAGAGGTCGCGCAGCGCTACGGGTTCTATGCGACATTCATGCCGAAGCCGGTCTACGGGGTAAACGGCTCGGGTATGCACGTCCACCAGTCGCTCTTCAAGGGTGACAAGAACGCCTTCTTCGAGGCGAAGGACAAGTACCATCTCTCGAAGATCGCGAAGAACTATATCGCCGGACTGCTTAAACATTCCCGCGAGATAACCTCGGTCACAAGCCAGTGGGTCAACTCATATAAGAGGCTCGTCCCGGGCTACGAGGCACCGGTCTACATCGCCTGGGCGAAGAGGAACCGGTCCACGCTTGTAAGGATACCCGAATACAAGCCCGGAAAAGAGAAGGCGACGCGCATCGAGTACCGTTCGCCGGACCCGGCATGCAACCCGTACCTGGCTTTCAGCGTCATGCTCGCGGCAGGACTTGAGGGTATCGAGAAGAATTACGAACTCATCCCGCCGACCGAAGAGAACGTCTTTGAATTGACTCCCGAAGAGAGGACGAAGCGCGGGATAAGGCCGTTGCCCGGCGACCTCTATGAGGCTATATGTGAAACAGAGAAGAGCTCTGTCGTAAGGAAAGCCCTCGGCGAACACGCTTTCCGCTCATTTATCGAGAACAAGAAGATCGAGTGGGATAAGTACAGGGCCCGGGTCACCGACTATGAGATAAAGGAATACCTCGCGATACTATGATGCGTAAACCCGCGGCTAAAAGAGCGAGATCGCGCCCGGCATACGAGAAACAAATAGAGGCGTTATCAAAGATAAGCCAGACGATAACATCCAACCTCTATTTAGAGGATGTCCTGCGCCTTATCGTAATGGTGACGGCCGAGGTGATGAATTCCAATATCTGCTCATTGATGCTCGTTGATGAGGAAAAGGGCGAATTGGTCATCCGCGCCACGCAGAGCGTCAGTGAGGCTTACAACAAAAAGACCAACATGAAGATAGGCACCGGGATAGCCGGTAAAGTTGCCAAGGAAGGCAAACCCATCCAGGTGCCGGACGTCCGGGAGGACCCGCATTATCTGAACAGGGCGATAGCCAAAAGCGAGAAGCTCTGCTCGCTCCTCTCGATGCCGATGATAGTAAAAGGGAAGGTCATAGGCGTCCTGAACGTCTACACGTCGACTCCCCACAGCTTTACACGGAACGAGATAAACGTACTTACCTCGGTTGCCAACCAGGCCGCCGTGGCGATAGAGAACGCCCAGCTGATGGTCAAATCCAAGATAATACAGGAAGAGCTCGAGACCCGGAAAATGGTAGAGAGGGCCAAGGGGATACTTATGCGCAGGGGCCTGGCCGAGGAAGACGCCTTCAGGAAGATACAAAAACAGGCGATGAGCCTGCGCAAGACGATGAAGCAGATCGCCGAGGCGATAATACTGACTAACGAGCTGGAACGGGGCAAGTAGCCCTATTGACTTTAATAAGATTTTATAATATAATCGAAAAAAGATTTTTACAATTAAGCCAAAGATTTTACCCGTAATACAAAGGAGATTGACATGAGAAGAGTTCTTTTTGTCTTGGGAATTTTGTTTTTATCCGCTATATGTTTGCCTGCGTGCGGCCAGAAAAAGGCAGCTGCTCCGGAAAGAACAGAAGTCACCCCGGTCCCGGCACCGGCCCCGGCGCCGGCTGTCGAAGCGCCTAAGGCGAAAGCCAAACCGGAGATCAAGGAAATCATCTTAGCCGATTTCAACACAGGCGAGAAGCCCAACAATTTCGGCGGCAATTTCGGCGCATGGAACAAGGACCCGGACGACACGACCCAGGGCTGCAAGGAGTCCTTTACTTCCGATGAGAGATACGGGAAAAAGGGCTTCTCTCTCCAGCTCGATTATGATGTCGATTCCCCGAATCCCGCATTTAACGGCTTCTGGATGAAATTGGACAATTTCGACGCGACGCCTTACAATAAGCTGGTTTTTTACGTAAAAGGCGACGCGACGATAGGATACCCCCCGAGATTTAAGATAGAGCTTAAGAACGCGAACGGCGAAGTCGGCAAATACTACGTGACGCAGATAAGCCCGACATGGGCGCCGGTCGAAGTACCGTTCCGGAGTTTCGGCGGAATAAAGGATTTCAGTAAATTGACCGAGTTCACCGTCGTCTTTGAGGATTCCGCATCGAGGCCGAAGACCGGCAGGATCTACATGGATAACATCGGCTTCGCGAAAGACTAAATACCCATGGATTTCAAAATTACCGAAGACAACTTCAAGTTAAGCGGGCAGGATTTTTACGTATTTTCGGGAGAGGTCCATTATTTCAGGATAAGGCCGGAGAACTGGGCCGCCCACCTCAAGAAGGCCAAGGCCGCCAACCTAAATACTATAAGCACTTATATCCCCTGGGATTGGCACGAATACGAAGAAGGTAAGTTCGACTTCTCCGGCCACACGAACCCCCAGAGGAACCTCCTCGGCTTCATAGAGCTATGCAAGAAGAACGGGCTTTATCTAATAGTCAAGCCGGGACCTTACATCCTCGCCGAATACTTAGACCACGGCATACCGCAGTGGCTCCTCTCCTCGCACCCGGAGATACTCGCGCTCAACAGGGAAGGCAAGACTTTCGGCCATGCCCGCGTGACGCTGATGCACCCGGTATACCTGAAGTATGCCAGGTTATGGTATGACAAGGTCCTCGCGGTAATAAAAGACAATTTGATAACAAAATCCGGCGGGATAATACTCTCGATGCAGTTGTGTAACGAGATAGGGGTGTTTACCTGGCTTGATAAAGAGGCCGATTATAACCCGGTCTCGCTGGACCATTACAGGAAATTCCTCTCCGAAAAATACAAGAAGATAAACCGCCTGAATGTCCTCTATAAGGCCAAATACAAGAGCTTCTCCTCGGTCGTCCCGCCGCAGGAAAACCCGGCTAAATTGACCGAGCTTGCCGCCGACCTCGATTGGCACCTCTTCTGGCGCCGGTATTACGCGGCGTACGTGGAACATCTTTTAAAGGAAGTCACCAAGAGCGGGATCAATATACCGTTCACGCATAACCTGCCCGGATGGGTAGGGGGCCGCGCGGTCGAGTACCCCCTGAATATAACCATGTACCAGGATGTGGCCAAGCTCTATCCGAAAGTCATGCTTGCTGTCGATCATATACCGGAGAATACCTCTTACAGGAATTTCCACGACGCGGCTATAATACAACAGTTCACCAGGGCGATCCAGGGGAACCGCGGCCCGACCTTCGTCGCCGAGATGCAGGCGGGGACAAGGGAGCATAACGTCGTCACTTATCCCGATGAACTGGAGCTTTTTTACAAATCCGCCTTAGCCTACGGCGCGGCAGGTATGAATTTCTACATGTTCTCGCAGGGGAAAAATCCAAAAGGTAAATCCGCGGTTGGCCCTACTTTCTACTGGCAGACGCCCTTGGATTACGACGGCAAGGAGACCGCGCTCTACCCGGTCGTCAGGCGTTTCGGCAAGCTCGCCTCGGCATTCGGCGCGCTCGCCTCCAGGGCGAAAGCCGACTCGAAAGTGGCACTGCTCTTCTATAAGCCTTATTACTACACCGAACTTACGCATTATTACGACCTTGAAAAAATGGGCCTGAGCTATAACCCGAAGACGATAAGGGACAGCATTTTTTACGAGGGGATGGCGAAGATCCTCAGGATGTTGAATTGCGATTACGATATCCTGGATATGGAGCTTACCAAGCCTAAGGACCTGGCAAAGTACAAGCAGGCGTGGATCGTCTCGCTCGAATATATGGACGCGGAATCGCAGAAACTGCTGGCGAATTATGTCGGGAACGGAGGGCATCTGGTCATCCTGCCAAGGGTCCCGAAATACGACCTCTCGCTCAAACCGTGCGAGGTGCTTAGGCAATTCCTGAAAATAGGAGAGACCGAAGAGGTCGCCCCGCGCGCCCCGACGATAGATTT encodes the following:
- a CDS encoding NAD+ synthase, producing MDPIRFGIAQMNSTVGDLQGNKEKIIKFISDARSLGCDIVILPELAITGYPPEDLLLKPQFADDAVKALNEIVHKTDNIIVIVGCLDKAKDGLYNSAALIRDKELIHIYHKILLPNYGVFDEKRYFKPGNESFAFKFEGLKIGLNICEDIWECCGPASFEAVDMGAQVMINISASPYHAGKIQAREKMLVERAQQTAAIVIYDNMVGGQDELVFDGGSMVIGWKGSVLTRGKQFEEDIALFDLNPEEYLKYRKVPKRKPAVNNYRVKELSLKRCEVKIRPPFPPRRLEKLGSIEEIYKALVLGTRDYMTKNGFKKAVVGVSGGIDSALTACIAVDALGKDNVAAVTMPSMHTKEETRVDAIAVAKNLGLKTAAIPINTIYQAYMRMLKKEFKDAKTDITEENLQARIRGNILMALSNKFNWLVLTTGNKSEMSTGYCTLYGDMAGGFAVIKDVLKTVVYQLAEYRNAVAGKEVIPVTTIKRAPTAELKPNQKDQDTLPPYHVLDDILKLYVEEDRSASEIIAQRFDAKTVKKVISRVDKNEYKRRQSPPGVKITPKAFGKDRRVPITNRY
- a CDS encoding glutamine synthetase family protein — protein: MAARSVKDKEYVLKMAKEANVKFIRLWFADILGFVKSFAITVEELEGALEEGMGFDGSSIEGFARIDESDMMARPDPNTFCLLPWRPKDEFAVARMFCDIVRPDGSPFEGDPRYILKQNLKRAAKLGFTFYVGPELEFFYFKDNKGTEPLDAGGYFDLIPPDPASDLRRDTVLMLEAMGIGVEYSHHEVAPSQHEIDLRYTDALTMADAAMTYRVVVKEVAQRYGFYATFMPKPVYGVNGSGMHVHQSLFKGDKNAFFEAKDKYHLSKIAKNYIAGLLKHSREITSVTSQWVNSYKRLVPGYEAPVYIAWAKRNRSTLVRIPEYKPGKEKATRIEYRSPDPACNPYLAFSVMLAAGLEGIEKNYELIPPTEENVFELTPEERTKRGIRPLPGDLYEAICETEKSSVVRKALGEHAFRSFIENKKIEWDKYRARVTDYEIKEYLAIL
- a CDS encoding GAF domain-containing protein, translating into MMRKPAAKRARSRPAYEKQIEALSKISQTITSNLYLEDVLRLIVMVTAEVMNSNICSLMLVDEEKGELVIRATQSVSEAYNKKTNMKIGTGIAGKVAKEGKPIQVPDVREDPHYLNRAIAKSEKLCSLLSMPMIVKGKVIGVLNVYTSTPHSFTRNEINVLTSVANQAAVAIENAQLMVKSKIIQEELETRKMVERAKGILMRRGLAEEDAFRKIQKQAMSLRKTMKQIAEAIILTNELERGK
- a CDS encoding carbohydrate binding domain-containing protein; the protein is MRRVLFVLGILFLSAICLPACGQKKAAAPERTEVTPVPAPAPAPAVEAPKAKAKPEIKEIILADFNTGEKPNNFGGNFGAWNKDPDDTTQGCKESFTSDERYGKKGFSLQLDYDVDSPNPAFNGFWMKLDNFDATPYNKLVFYVKGDATIGYPPRFKIELKNANGEVGKYYVTQISPTWAPVEVPFRSFGGIKDFSKLTEFTVVFEDSASRPKTGRIYMDNIGFAKD
- a CDS encoding beta-galactosidase; this translates as MDFKITEDNFKLSGQDFYVFSGEVHYFRIRPENWAAHLKKAKAANLNTISTYIPWDWHEYEEGKFDFSGHTNPQRNLLGFIELCKKNGLYLIVKPGPYILAEYLDHGIPQWLLSSHPEILALNREGKTFGHARVTLMHPVYLKYARLWYDKVLAVIKDNLITKSGGIILSMQLCNEIGVFTWLDKEADYNPVSLDHYRKFLSEKYKKINRLNVLYKAKYKSFSSVVPPQENPAKLTELAADLDWHLFWRRYYAAYVEHLLKEVTKSGINIPFTHNLPGWVGGRAVEYPLNITMYQDVAKLYPKVMLAVDHIPENTSYRNFHDAAIIQQFTRAIQGNRGPTFVAEMQAGTREHNVVTYPDELELFYKSALAYGAAGMNFYMFSQGKNPKGKSAVGPTFYWQTPLDYDGKETALYPVVRRFGKLASAFGALASRAKADSKVALLFYKPYYYTELTHYYDLEKMGLSYNPKTIRDSIFYEGMAKILRMLNCDYDILDMELTKPKDLAKYKQAWIVSLEYMDAESQKLLANYVGNGGHLVILPRVPKYDLSLKPCEVLRQFLKIGETEEVAPRAPTIDFFDVKEISVFNPVEVFNEPNAEPMALLPDGSTCGFVKHFGGGWALVLGTAFGYSTEESIDAYSRILKMDDIRGNASPTNGRMVAQEFFDEDRALLFVANYYRTSESGHIIFADPVTKEEKKMPYGAPLTLAGLTGLIIPVNFPIHGSAARIIFSTSQILNAFEKGGSIFVELHGQPGSGGELTVAIKKRPKQVFADGRKLEFSYRSGEAIIPFKHSDEGPVLMKINLN